The Candidatus Limnocylindrales bacterium genome has a segment encoding these proteins:
- the rlmB gene encoding 23S rRNA (guanosine(2251)-2'-O)-methyltransferase RlmB: MSRKSYVAKARAESPTHNRDTERVLVAGPNAVEAVLDAISRRGRNQGGAGATSLADADRLPNVASVYRVYLEETAGGRSQRLAARAHEVKVPVSMTGKGECDKMAGARCQGVAAEIAYAYADLDDILARPGLVVFLDSIADPHNLGAVLRTAEAAGASAAVIPERRAAQVNATVMRVSAGAAVFLPVARVTNLGRSLQRAKEAGFWILGLDAEGTAVVPRAGDDPRTGDRIGLVIGAEGEGMHRLVAEHCDELARLPMRGRVESLNASVAAGLAIYRLLDGDLFGKDTPAPRRSDR, encoded by the coding sequence GTGTCCCGCAAATCCTACGTCGCCAAAGCGCGCGCCGAGTCGCCGACGCACAACCGTGATACCGAGCGGGTTCTGGTCGCCGGCCCCAACGCTGTCGAAGCGGTGCTCGATGCGATCTCCCGCCGCGGCCGGAATCAGGGCGGTGCCGGTGCAACGAGCCTCGCCGACGCGGATCGCCTCCCGAACGTCGCGTCGGTTTATCGCGTGTATCTCGAGGAGACGGCCGGCGGTCGCAGCCAGCGGCTGGCCGCGCGTGCTCACGAGGTCAAAGTGCCGGTCTCGATGACCGGCAAGGGTGAGTGCGACAAGATGGCCGGCGCGCGCTGCCAGGGTGTCGCAGCGGAAATCGCGTACGCCTACGCGGATCTCGACGACATCCTTGCGCGGCCAGGCCTGGTCGTCTTCCTCGATTCGATCGCCGATCCCCACAACCTCGGCGCGGTGCTTCGAACTGCCGAGGCGGCCGGTGCGTCCGCCGCCGTGATCCCGGAGCGCAGAGCCGCGCAGGTCAATGCCACGGTCATGCGGGTTTCCGCCGGCGCAGCGGTCTTTCTGCCGGTCGCGCGGGTCACCAACCTCGGCCGCTCGCTGCAGCGGGCGAAGGAGGCCGGATTCTGGATCCTCGGCCTGGACGCCGAGGGTACCGCCGTGGTGCCGCGGGCCGGTGACGATCCGCGTACCGGCGATCGCATCGGGCTCGTGATCGGCGCGGAGGGCGAGGGGATGCATCGCCTGGTCGCCGAACATTGCGATGAGCTCGCCCGCTTGCCCATGCGGGGGCGTGTCGAGTCGCTCAACGCATCCGTCGCCGCCGGTCTGGCGATTTATCGCCTTCTCGACGGCGATCTGTTCGGAAAGGACACGCCGGCACCCCGCCGGTCGGATCGGTAG
- the lptG gene encoding LPS export ABC transporter permease LptG — MSIIWRYLARTWTLTFVAAILAGASLYVVIDVFDRIGEVLPFSPSSTSLVSYFLFKLPKILFDVFPAASLLATLVSIGVLSRSREILALRACGISTRRIAAPIITCALLLSIGALYWSENVVPVAATRSRWLWDVELKQKVYRGVFDAASIWYQSDRGFVHIRRYDAGTRRISGLTLYEADRQFQLHRVDEVDSVTWQDGRWIASGGLVKELDGNDLRVRPLAPGEFVLDEDPENLAARKRRPEEFSFAQLRDQIRQLEARGLAADELLVDLHHKLAWPFAGFVVALLGVPVALRAGRGSGLARGTAVGLVIGFGYWILTGLALSAGRTGTLSPMVAAWSANAIVVLLSAGAFANRAAR; from the coding sequence GTGAGCATCATCTGGCGGTATCTTGCGCGCACGTGGACGCTGACGTTCGTTGCGGCGATCCTCGCGGGCGCGTCGCTGTACGTCGTCATCGACGTGTTCGACCGTATCGGTGAGGTCCTGCCGTTCTCGCCGTCGTCGACATCGCTGGTGAGCTACTTCCTCTTCAAGCTGCCGAAGATCCTGTTCGACGTCTTTCCCGCCGCGAGCCTGCTCGCGACCCTCGTGTCGATCGGCGTGCTGTCGCGCAGCCGGGAAATCCTCGCGCTGCGCGCGTGCGGGATCAGCACGCGGCGGATCGCCGCACCGATCATCACGTGTGCGCTGCTGCTCAGCATCGGGGCGCTGTACTGGAGCGAAAACGTCGTGCCGGTGGCGGCGACGCGCTCGCGGTGGCTGTGGGATGTCGAGCTCAAGCAGAAAGTCTATCGCGGCGTCTTCGACGCGGCGTCGATCTGGTACCAGAGCGACCGCGGCTTCGTGCACATCCGCCGCTACGACGCCGGCACGCGCAGGATCAGCGGCCTGACCCTCTACGAAGCCGACCGGCAGTTTCAGCTGCATCGCGTCGACGAAGTCGATTCGGTCACGTGGCAGGACGGCCGCTGGATCGCGTCCGGCGGATTGGTGAAGGAGCTCGACGGCAACGACCTGCGCGTGCGTCCGCTCGCTCCCGGAGAGTTCGTGCTCGACGAGGATCCGGAGAACCTCGCAGCCCGAAAGCGACGGCCCGAAGAATTCAGCTTCGCCCAGCTCCGCGACCAGATCCGTCAGCTCGAGGCGCGCGGTCTTGCCGCCGACGAGCTGCTCGTCGACCTGCATCACAAGCTCGCGTGGCCGTTTGCGGGTTTTGTCGTGGCGTTGCTCGGCGTGCCAGTCGCGCTTCGAGCCGGACGCGGCTCGGGTCTGGCAAGGGGAACGGCCGTCGGGCTCGTGATCGGCTTTGGATACTGGATCCTGACCGGCCTTGCGCTGTCGGCCGGAAGGACCGGCACGCTCTCGCCGATGGTTGCAGCGTGGAGCGCCAACGCGATCGTCGTCCTGCTATCGGCCGGAGCATTTGCGAATCGCGCCGCGCGCTGA
- the lptF gene encoding LPS export ABC transporter permease LptF, producing MGKTLRRYLLREIGGAFLAGIAIFTSILFLVKVVALIELIFARGVPAALVLRLLAAILPSFLEATLPMAFLLGVVVALGRMATDHETVAIRAAGISVWQVLPPVLVLALVVGVSTLALSMTARPWGHREIERTAFEIAKTRASAALRPHFFNTEFEHMVVYVDRIDDDTGDLVGVLLSDERGQAGSQTVFARSGHVGAHEDSGRLFLQLLDGTSVTSRGNQAEYDVTSFRSLEVSLELRTATGAKTESDEPATLRWDDMRAELSSGDAGRAREAAIELHRRFSLSAVAIALAMLGCALGLSSTPASRGRAVAISIGTILAFYGLLTIAVALARSQALAPAVALWLPDLVLASFSLWTLSRIARDRSPLPLLLPASASAGGTRRNAVRAFLGWPARAAQPEPAGRVRGGP from the coding sequence ATGGGTAAAACCCTGCGAAGGTATCTCCTTCGCGAGATCGGCGGTGCCTTCCTCGCAGGGATCGCAATTTTCACGTCGATTCTCTTCCTCGTGAAAGTCGTCGCGCTGATCGAGCTGATCTTCGCGCGGGGCGTGCCGGCGGCCCTCGTGCTGCGACTTCTGGCTGCGATTCTTCCGTCGTTCCTCGAAGCGACGCTTCCGATGGCATTTTTGCTGGGCGTCGTCGTCGCGCTCGGCCGCATGGCGACCGACCACGAAACGGTGGCAATTCGCGCGGCCGGAATCAGCGTCTGGCAGGTGCTGCCTCCGGTTCTCGTGCTCGCGCTCGTCGTCGGCGTCTCGACGCTGGCGCTGTCGATGACGGCGCGACCATGGGGACATCGCGAGATCGAGCGCACCGCATTCGAGATCGCCAAAACGCGCGCGTCGGCCGCGCTTCGGCCGCACTTTTTCAACACCGAGTTCGAACACATGGTCGTCTACGTCGATCGCATCGATGACGACACGGGCGATCTCGTCGGCGTGCTGCTGTCGGACGAGCGCGGACAAGCTGGCAGCCAGACCGTGTTCGCGCGCAGCGGACACGTCGGCGCGCACGAGGATTCCGGCCGGCTTTTCCTGCAGCTGCTCGACGGAACCAGCGTCACGTCGCGCGGCAATCAGGCCGAGTACGACGTGACCAGCTTCCGCTCTCTCGAGGTCAGCCTCGAGCTGCGCACGGCAACCGGTGCGAAGACCGAAAGCGACGAGCCGGCGACGCTGCGCTGGGACGACATGCGTGCCGAGCTGTCGAGCGGTGACGCGGGCCGCGCACGCGAAGCCGCGATCGAGCTGCACCGGCGCTTCAGCCTGTCGGCGGTTGCAATCGCGCTTGCGATGCTCGGCTGCGCGCTCGGACTTTCGTCGACGCCCGCATCGCGCGGACGGGCGGTCGCAATTTCGATCGGCACGATCCTCGCGTTCTACGGGCTCCTGACGATCGCGGTCGCGCTTGCGCGGTCACAGGCGCTCGCACCTGCCGTCGCGCTGTGGCTGCCCGATCTCGTGCTTGCGTCGTTCTCGCTGTGGACGCTCTCGCGGATCGCACGCGACCGGTCGCCACTTCCGCTGCTGCTGCCCGCAAGCGCAAGCGCCGGCGGCACGCGCAGGAACGCCGTTCGTGCGTTTCTCGGATGGCCTGCACGCGCTGCGCAGCCGGAGCCCGCCGGCCGCGTGCGAGGCGGCCCGTGA